A window of the Synechococcus sp. JA-3-3Ab genome harbors these coding sequences:
- a CDS encoding COX15/CtaA family protein — translation MDSSISQSHAHPLPSRELSLRMGQALLGLAAATWLLMGLGSATRVMNAGLSCPDWPLCYGELVPTEQMNLQVFLEWFHRLVAAGVGLATLLLTGFAWLKRKALPAWLPWGLSWAFVLVVAQGILGGLTVTELLRFDIVTAHLGTGLLFFATLLTLGLLALPSVAPSEEGRASVGYLPWLGLGAVLLVYVQSLLGALVASQWALHQCLAAGELCGVMNGHLLGVAPATLAVLVVAVATSWRRRQLPRILKLLGHGSVGLLLAQVGVGVLTYRYRLQVEPLTVAHQMIGAALLGCLLGFTVLAWRTSNSLESQEEGSSPRSPRRVAAAAEINGK, via the coding sequence ATGGACTCTTCGATTTCCCAATCTCACGCTCATCCCTTGCCGTCTAGGGAGCTTTCCCTGCGCATGGGGCAAGCCTTGCTGGGTTTAGCAGCGGCCACTTGGCTGTTGATGGGACTGGGCAGTGCCACTCGAGTCATGAATGCTGGCTTATCCTGTCCAGATTGGCCCCTCTGCTATGGAGAGCTTGTCCCCACTGAGCAGATGAACCTGCAGGTGTTTCTGGAGTGGTTTCACCGCCTGGTGGCTGCTGGGGTGGGCTTGGCCACCCTGCTGCTAACGGGGTTTGCCTGGCTGAAGCGCAAGGCCTTGCCCGCTTGGCTGCCCTGGGGCCTGAGCTGGGCTTTTGTCTTGGTCGTGGCCCAAGGGATCCTGGGCGGGCTGACGGTAACGGAGCTGTTGCGCTTTGACATTGTGACGGCTCACCTGGGCACGGGCCTGCTGTTTTTTGCCACGCTGCTCACCTTGGGATTGCTGGCCCTGCCAAGCGTCGCTCCTTCGGAGGAGGGGAGAGCTTCTGTTGGCTACTTGCCCTGGCTCGGCTTGGGGGCAGTGCTGCTGGTGTACGTCCAGAGCCTTCTCGGAGCTTTGGTGGCTTCCCAATGGGCGTTGCACCAGTGCTTAGCTGCTGGCGAGCTGTGCGGGGTGATGAACGGTCACTTGCTGGGGGTGGCTCCGGCCACACTGGCGGTGTTGGTGGTGGCGGTGGCCACAAGTTGGCGACGCCGGCAGCTCCCGCGGATTCTCAAGCTGCTGGGCCATGGTTCGGTGGGCCTTTTGCTGGCGCAAGTAGGGGTTGGCGTTCTTACCTATCGCTACCGGCTGCAGGTGGAGCCCTTGACGGTAGCCCACCAGATGATTGGGGCAGCTTTGCTGGGGTGCTTGCTGGGCTTTACGGTGCTGGCCTGGCGTACGAGCAACAGCCTTGAAAGCCAGGAGGAAGGAAGCTCTCCCCGGAGCCCTCGGAGGGTAGCCGCGGCCGCAGAAATCAACGGCAAGTAG
- a CDS encoding cytochrome c oxidase subunit II: MSALSNIILVGIGVLLTLASLWYGQNHHLLPEAAANSAPLFDSLFNSTITIATGIFLVVEGVLLYCAIRYRKRRGDRGDGDPNHGNVLLEIVWTAVPAVIILWLGLASLDVYQAVYGGADVGGHIHTAMAMEPSQDSAAGDPDYAYTPALLPGKEMGQPELVVQVQGMQYAWVFTYPESGLVAGELHLPLNKRVRLNMTALDVNHAFWVPQFRLKQDLIPGRETHLEFVPTQLGTYPIVCAELCGPYHGVMAGQLIVETPEEFERWQQEQVLAAGGEGGALALAADSPSLPLQHGHRLEFSPSESAFVQVHRQRLGLSPAELASLQLPLDAHSGDASRSFLP; the protein is encoded by the coding sequence GTGAGTGCGCTCAGTAACATCATTTTGGTGGGTATTGGGGTTCTGCTGACCCTGGCCAGCCTCTGGTATGGCCAGAATCACCATCTGCTTCCCGAAGCAGCGGCCAACTCGGCTCCTCTGTTCGATAGCCTCTTCAACAGCACGATCACCATCGCCACGGGGATCTTTTTGGTGGTGGAGGGGGTGCTTCTCTACTGTGCCATCCGTTACCGCAAGCGGCGGGGCGACCGTGGGGATGGGGATCCCAACCACGGCAACGTGCTGCTGGAGATCGTCTGGACAGCGGTGCCAGCAGTGATCATCCTCTGGCTGGGCCTGGCCAGCCTCGATGTCTATCAGGCGGTGTATGGGGGCGCCGATGTGGGCGGTCACATCCACACGGCCATGGCGATGGAGCCCTCCCAAGACTCAGCAGCAGGGGATCCGGACTATGCCTACACTCCCGCGCTGCTGCCCGGAAAGGAGATGGGCCAGCCGGAGCTGGTTGTCCAAGTTCAGGGCATGCAATATGCTTGGGTATTCACTTATCCGGAGTCGGGTTTGGTGGCTGGCGAGCTGCACCTTCCTCTTAACAAGCGGGTGCGCCTTAATATGACGGCTCTGGATGTCAACCACGCCTTCTGGGTGCCGCAATTTCGCCTCAAGCAAGATCTCATTCCGGGCCGAGAAACCCACTTGGAGTTTGTGCCCACGCAGTTGGGAACTTACCCCATCGTCTGCGCCGAGTTGTGTGGCCCTTACCATGGGGTGATGGCCGGGCAACTAATTGTGGAGACGCCGGAAGAGTTCGAGCGCTGGCAGCAGGAGCAAGTTTTGGCCGCCGGTGGAGAGGGTGGCGCCCTTGCCCTGGCGGCGGACTCGCCGTCACTGCCTCTCCAGCACGGGCATCGTCTGGAATTTTCTCCGTCGGAGTCTGCCTTTGTCCAAGTTCACCGGCAACGTTTGGGCCTCTCGCCGGCTGAGCTGGCCTCTCTCCAACTCCCCCTTGACGCACATTCTGGTGACGCCAGTAGGAGCTTCTTGCCATGA
- a CDS encoding transposase, producing MEWVYAKPAQPQSLDPRKALAIDHGVNNWLTCVSNLGHSFIIGGRKVKSFNQGYNKELARLKTHKLRGFWLQKLRRITETGECNLQSCGQGH from the coding sequence CTGGAGTGGGTCTATGCCAAGCCTGCCCAGCCCCAATCGCTGGATCCGAGAAAAGCTCTAGCAATTGACCACGGAGTCAACAACTGGCTTACGTGCGTTAGCAACTTAGGACATAGCTTCATCATTGGTGGCCGCAAAGTCAAGTCCTTTAACCAGGGGTACAACAAGGAGCTGGCTAGGCTCAAGACTCACAAGCTGCGGGGGTTTTGGTTGCAAAAGCTTCGTCGAATTACGGAAACCGGAGAATGCAATCTACAAAGCTGCGGGCAAGGTCATTGA
- the ctaD gene encoding cytochrome c oxidase subunit I — MTQLQDNPTLAAAPKASLDPPAEPWWRFFTFSTDHKVIGIQYLVTTFFFYLVGGALATAVRAELATPEADFLGFERYNGAFTLHATIMIFLWIVPALMGGFGNYLVPLMIGARDMAFPKLNAVAFWLVPPSGLLLLASLFIEAPSAGWTSYPPLSLISGKVGEELWILSILLAGTSSILGAVNFITTILKMRLPGMKMEGMPLFCWAMLAASIITLIATPVLAGALILLSFDLLAGTAFFNPSGGGDPVVYQHMFWFYSHPAVYIMVLPVFGMISEILPVHARKPIFAYKAIAYSSLAICFLGLIVWVHHMFTSGTPDWMRVFFMIATMAIAVPTGIKVFSWLATLWGGKIHFRSAMLFGMGFISMFVIGGLSGIILASVPLDIHVHDTYFVVAHLHYVLFGGSVFGIYAGLYHWFPKMTGRLLNEFWGRVHFVLTFVGFNMCFLPMHKLGLMGMPRRVAQYDPQFADLNWISSVGAFVLAISTLPFLVNAIYSWVAGPKAGDNPWQALTLEWATSSPPPAHNFYGDPILLTGPYDYGLHSKETLDYFAAQLQSLRELALAEAEPTTSS, encoded by the coding sequence ATGACCCAGCTACAGGACAATCCCACCCTTGCCGCTGCCCCCAAAGCCAGCCTGGATCCTCCCGCCGAGCCTTGGTGGCGCTTTTTTACCTTCTCCACCGATCACAAGGTCATTGGGATCCAGTATTTGGTGACCACCTTTTTCTTCTACTTGGTGGGGGGAGCGCTGGCCACAGCGGTACGGGCGGAGCTGGCTACCCCAGAGGCGGACTTTCTCGGCTTTGAGCGCTACAACGGGGCCTTTACCCTGCACGCCACGATCATGATCTTTTTGTGGATCGTGCCGGCTTTGATGGGGGGCTTTGGCAACTACCTGGTGCCGCTGATGATCGGGGCGCGGGACATGGCCTTTCCCAAGCTGAACGCCGTCGCCTTTTGGCTGGTTCCACCCAGTGGCCTTTTGCTGCTGGCCAGCTTGTTTATCGAGGCCCCCTCAGCTGGCTGGACCTCGTATCCGCCGCTGAGCCTCATCAGTGGCAAGGTGGGAGAAGAGCTCTGGATCTTGAGCATTTTGCTGGCCGGAACCTCTTCGATCCTGGGGGCCGTGAACTTCATCACCACCATCCTCAAGATGCGCCTGCCCGGCATGAAGATGGAGGGTATGCCCTTGTTCTGCTGGGCGATGCTGGCCGCTTCCATCATCACGCTCATTGCAACGCCGGTTCTGGCGGGGGCGCTGATCCTGCTCAGCTTTGACCTGTTGGCGGGCACGGCTTTCTTCAACCCCAGCGGCGGCGGGGATCCGGTGGTGTACCAGCACATGTTCTGGTTTTACTCCCACCCGGCGGTGTACATCATGGTTTTGCCGGTGTTCGGCATGATCTCGGAGATCTTGCCGGTGCACGCCCGCAAGCCCATCTTTGCCTACAAAGCCATTGCCTACTCCAGCTTGGCCATCTGTTTTTTGGGCTTGATTGTCTGGGTTCACCACATGTTTACCAGCGGCACTCCCGACTGGATGCGGGTGTTTTTCATGATCGCCACCATGGCCATTGCCGTTCCCACCGGGATCAAGGTGTTTAGCTGGCTGGCGACTCTCTGGGGCGGCAAGATCCACTTCCGCTCGGCCATGTTGTTTGGCATGGGCTTTATCTCCATGTTCGTCATCGGCGGCTTGAGCGGGATCATCCTTGCTTCGGTGCCGTTGGATATCCACGTCCACGACACCTACTTTGTGGTGGCCCACCTACACTACGTGTTGTTTGGCGGCAGCGTCTTTGGCATCTATGCCGGCCTCTACCACTGGTTCCCCAAGATGACCGGGCGGCTGCTGAACGAGTTCTGGGGGCGGGTGCATTTTGTGTTGACCTTTGTCGGCTTCAACATGTGCTTTTTGCCGATGCACAAGCTGGGCCTGATGGGCATGCCCCGCCGCGTGGCCCAGTACGACCCGCAATTTGCCGACCTCAACTGGATTAGCTCCGTGGGGGCTTTTGTTCTAGCCATTTCCACGCTGCCCTTCTTGGTGAACGCCATCTACTCCTGGGTGGCCGGGCCCAAGGCCGGCGACAACCCCTGGCAGGCTCTAACCCTGGAGTGGGCGACTTCTTCCCCGCCGCCTGCCCACAACTTCTACGGGGATCCCATTCTGCTGACCGGCCCCTACGACTACGGCCTGCACAGCAAGGAGACTTTGGATTACTTTGCCGCCCAGTTGCAGAGCTTGCGGGAGCTGGCGTTGGCGGAAGCAGAGCCTACGACTTCTTCTTAG
- a CDS encoding nicotinate phosphoribosyltransferase produces the protein MVNSDFSSLQPQDYGLLTDLYQFTMAACYVGEGLENQPAAFELFVRRLPSDYGYLIAMGLAQAVEYLQQLHFPPQALQALRETGIFAEAPQRFWELLASCRFEGDVWAVPEGTAVFANEPLLRVEAPLWQAQLVETYLLTTFNYQTLIATKAARMRDAAGDEAILLEFGTRRAFSPQAGLWAARAALAAGFNATSNVLAALKLGRKPAGTMAHSLVMAIAALSGDETRAFQAFRRYFPQAVLLIDTYDPIQGARTAAQLFAATHPDQLGSQGEIGGVRIDSGDLEALSHQVKAILPQGAPVFVSGDLDEYEIERLHRSQAPISGYGVGTRLVTGEGVNGVYKLVEINGIPVAKASFAKATLPGRKQIFRGPTGDLLGQADESPPPGYQPLLRPILRKGVLLEPLPDLEAIARTSRASVLRLPQAVRQLRQPAPWPMALTPALQQVKDRHLGSS, from the coding sequence ATGGTGAATTCAGACTTCTCCTCCCTGCAGCCCCAGGACTACGGCCTGTTGACGGATCTCTACCAGTTCACAATGGCTGCCTGCTATGTGGGGGAGGGGCTGGAGAATCAGCCGGCGGCCTTTGAGCTGTTTGTGCGGCGCTTGCCTAGCGACTATGGCTACCTCATCGCCATGGGGCTGGCCCAAGCGGTGGAATACCTGCAGCAGTTGCACTTTCCGCCGCAAGCCTTGCAGGCGCTGCGGGAGACGGGCATTTTTGCCGAGGCACCGCAACGCTTCTGGGAGCTGCTGGCTAGCTGCCGCTTCGAGGGGGATGTGTGGGCAGTGCCGGAAGGAACGGCCGTTTTCGCCAACGAGCCGCTGCTGCGGGTAGAGGCTCCTCTGTGGCAGGCGCAACTGGTGGAAACCTACTTGCTGACCACCTTCAACTACCAAACCCTGATTGCCACCAAGGCGGCCCGCATGCGGGATGCTGCCGGGGATGAGGCCATTTTGTTGGAGTTCGGCACGCGGCGAGCCTTTAGCCCCCAGGCGGGCCTGTGGGCAGCGCGGGCAGCGCTGGCGGCGGGGTTCAACGCCACCTCCAACGTCTTGGCAGCTCTCAAGCTGGGGCGCAAGCCGGCAGGCACGATGGCCCATTCTCTGGTGATGGCCATTGCCGCCCTCTCCGGCGATGAGACCCGCGCTTTTCAAGCCTTCCGGCGCTACTTTCCCCAGGCGGTTCTGCTCATCGATACCTACGATCCCATCCAGGGAGCGCGCACAGCGGCCCAGCTCTTTGCAGCCACCCATCCGGATCAACTGGGATCCCAAGGCGAGATCGGCGGCGTGCGCATCGACTCCGGGGACCTGGAGGCCCTCTCCCACCAGGTCAAGGCCATCCTGCCCCAGGGGGCGCCGGTCTTTGTCAGCGGCGATTTGGACGAGTACGAGATCGAACGGCTGCACCGCTCCCAAGCCCCTATCAGCGGCTATGGAGTGGGGACGCGGCTGGTGACCGGCGAGGGCGTGAACGGAGTGTACAAATTGGTGGAGATTAACGGGATCCCAGTGGCCAAGGCCTCCTTTGCCAAAGCCACCCTGCCGGGGCGCAAGCAGATCTTCCGCGGTCCCACAGGGGACTTGCTCGGCCAGGCCGACGAGAGCCCGCCCCCTGGCTACCAGCCGCTGCTGCGCCCGATCCTGCGCAAGGGTGTGCTGTTGGAGCCCCTGCCGGATCTGGAGGCGATTGCCCGCACCAGCCGTGCCTCGGTCCTGCGCCTGCCCCAGGCAGTGCGGCAACTGCGCCAGCCGGCTCCCTGGCCTATGGCCCTGACCCCTGCCCTGCAGCAGGTTAAGGATCGTCACCTGGGCTCTTCCTAA
- the rpsD gene encoding 30S ribosomal protein S4 has product MSRYTGPRLKIIRRFGGLDLPGLTRKRPKNTNPPGMHGAERKKKSEYAIRLEEKQKVRLNYGVSERQMLRYMRKARRSKGSTGLALLQMLEMRLDCIVFRLGMAPTIPAARQLVSHGHIEVNGRKVTIPSYGCKVGDVITVRNKESSRKLVAAYAEYPGLFLPDYLEFDKEKLRGRIKELPPREQICAPVNELLVVEFYSRKL; this is encoded by the coding sequence ATGTCCCGCTACACAGGTCCCCGCCTCAAGATCATTCGTCGCTTCGGGGGACTTGATCTGCCCGGTTTGACGCGCAAGCGCCCCAAAAATACCAATCCACCTGGTATGCACGGGGCCGAGCGCAAGAAAAAATCCGAGTATGCCATCCGCCTAGAAGAGAAGCAGAAGGTGCGCCTCAACTACGGGGTGAGCGAGCGCCAGATGCTCCGCTACATGCGCAAGGCGCGGCGCTCCAAGGGATCCACCGGGCTAGCCTTGCTGCAGATGCTGGAGATGCGGCTGGATTGCATCGTCTTTCGCCTCGGCATGGCTCCAACCATTCCGGCGGCTCGGCAGTTGGTAAGCCACGGCCACATCGAAGTCAACGGCCGCAAAGTCACCATCCCCAGCTATGGCTGCAAAGTTGGGGATGTGATCACGGTAAGGAACAAGGAGTCTTCTCGCAAATTGGTGGCCGCCTACGCTGAGTATCCGGGGCTGTTCCTGCCCGATTACCTGGAATTTGACAAAGAGAAGCTGCGCGGGCGTATCAAAGAACTGCCTCCCCGAGAGCAGATCTGCGCACCAGTGAACGAGCTGCTGGTTGTCGAGTTCTATTCCCGTAAACTCTAG
- a CDS encoding TolC family protein — translation MAMQHLARGQLRRPQRQPSSAGSRSSLSRFAPCGLLFSLLWAVPAFAQETKAPDPAALVLPDSRAIRTPNLPPTLSIPPEARPATPAPVSQGAARAEELVVPQSPLEVRIERTEGLSLQEALEIAVAQNPAVQQARLAVERAEAGVALAQAAFAPTLSTRASYQYSEPPSPGGRPSREVHTLSASVVRVDYTAFDNGIREQNLRLAQEALRVAQLQLEQTLQTVKQAVANAYYDLQSADARVAISQAAVASSEATLRDAQARERAGVGTRFEILQAETELANNRQTLLVAQNTQQLSRRRLAELLNFPSPTDVLARDPIEPVGEWDLSLEETIVAAFAQRQELERQRRELEQAQARVRLAQASNGPQIGLFATLDAVNDFKASRDSFDIGYSVGANFSLTWLDGGKAAAQARQAEIDGQVAVNNFIGSRNEIRRSVEEAFLTLSSSREQIDSAKVAIASAEESLRLARLRLQAGVGTQTEVINAETALTTVRGNLSNAVIAYNRALVQLQRAVGRL, via the coding sequence ATGGCGATGCAGCATCTAGCCAGGGGCCAGCTTCGACGTCCTCAACGACAGCCAAGCTCGGCGGGATCCCGGTCGTCCCTTAGCCGGTTTGCCCCCTGCGGCCTCCTGTTCAGCCTGCTCTGGGCTGTGCCTGCCTTTGCCCAAGAAACGAAAGCGCCTGATCCTGCCGCCTTAGTTCTCCCAGATAGCCGAGCCATCCGCACCCCCAACCTGCCTCCCACCCTGTCGATCCCGCCCGAGGCCCGCCCTGCCACTCCTGCCCCGGTCTCGCAGGGGGCTGCTAGGGCCGAAGAACTGGTGGTGCCTCAATCCCCTTTGGAGGTGCGCATCGAGCGGACGGAGGGCTTGTCCTTACAAGAAGCCCTGGAGATTGCTGTTGCCCAAAACCCAGCGGTGCAGCAGGCAAGGCTGGCTGTAGAACGGGCTGAGGCTGGGGTTGCCCTGGCGCAGGCAGCTTTTGCCCCCACCCTCTCCACTCGAGCCAGTTACCAATACAGCGAACCTCCCTCGCCTGGTGGCAGGCCAAGCCGCGAAGTTCACACTCTCTCAGCTAGCGTGGTGCGGGTGGACTACACCGCTTTCGACAACGGGATCAGAGAACAAAACCTAAGACTGGCCCAAGAAGCTCTGCGCGTCGCCCAACTGCAACTGGAGCAAACCCTGCAGACAGTGAAACAAGCTGTGGCCAACGCCTACTACGATCTGCAGAGCGCCGATGCCCGAGTGGCCATCAGCCAGGCTGCCGTTGCAAGTTCTGAAGCCACCCTGCGGGATGCCCAAGCCCGAGAGCGGGCTGGGGTGGGTACCCGCTTCGAGATTCTCCAGGCGGAGACCGAATTGGCCAACAATCGACAAACCCTACTGGTGGCCCAAAACACCCAACAACTGAGCCGCCGCCGCCTGGCCGAGCTGCTGAACTTTCCCAGTCCCACTGATGTGCTGGCCAGGGATCCCATCGAGCCTGTGGGAGAGTGGGACCTGAGCCTAGAAGAGACTATTGTTGCCGCTTTTGCCCAAAGGCAAGAGCTGGAGCGCCAACGCCGAGAGTTGGAACAAGCCCAAGCTCGTGTGCGCCTGGCGCAAGCCAGCAACGGTCCCCAGATTGGTTTGTTCGCCACCCTCGATGCGGTTAACGATTTCAAGGCCAGCCGCGACAGCTTCGATATCGGCTACTCGGTCGGCGCCAATTTCAGTTTGACTTGGCTGGACGGGGGTAAGGCGGCCGCCCAGGCTCGCCAAGCCGAGATCGACGGGCAGGTGGCCGTAAACAATTTCATCGGCAGCCGTAACGAAATCCGGCGCAGTGTGGAAGAGGCTTTCCTCACGCTCAGCTCCAGCCGCGAACAGATCGACTCAGCCAAGGTAGCGATTGCCTCGGCAGAGGAGAGCCTGCGCCTGGCGCGGCTGCGCCTTCAGGCCGGGGTGGGCACGCAAACAGAGGTGATCAACGCCGAAACTGCCCTCACCACCGTCCGTGGCAACCTCTCCAATGCTGTAATCGCCTACAACCGCGCCCTGGTACAACTGCAGCGGGCCGTCGGCAGGCTTTGA
- a CDS encoding heme o synthase, with translation MTGIPFGHHQSLAQVLRSYSQLVKPKIIALLLMTTAGAMWMAGNTDPFKFGVTLLGGGMAAAAANVINMVYDADIDRMMERTRHRPLPSGRIRARHALRFAGILAVMSFGLLACFTNLLAASLAMAGILVYVGVYTHWLKRSSPQNIVIGGAAGAIPPLVGWAAATGELSWAAWVMFALIFLWTPPHFWALAILKREDYARAGVPMLPVVAGERPTAAQILLYALLLVPVSLLLVYPLHVLGSFYLSAATLLGSLLIWKAVQLLQEPHSRERATSLFTFANLYLLLLCGAMGLDRWSLTHTLWDQALASLQGVYASLGALANHLGAMGSLG, from the coding sequence GTGACAGGGATCCCTTTTGGCCATCACCAAAGTCTTGCGCAGGTTTTGCGCAGCTATAGCCAGTTGGTGAAGCCGAAGATCATCGCCCTCTTGCTGATGACCACGGCTGGAGCCATGTGGATGGCGGGCAATACGGATCCTTTCAAGTTTGGCGTCACCCTCTTGGGGGGGGGGATGGCGGCGGCAGCAGCCAATGTCATCAACATGGTGTACGACGCCGATATTGATCGGATGATGGAGCGAACCCGCCATCGTCCTTTGCCTTCTGGCCGCATTCGGGCACGGCATGCCCTGAGGTTTGCCGGGATCCTGGCTGTGATGTCCTTTGGCTTGCTGGCCTGTTTTACCAATTTGCTGGCTGCCAGCTTGGCCATGGCGGGGATCCTGGTGTATGTAGGGGTCTATACCCACTGGCTGAAGCGTTCCAGCCCCCAGAACATCGTCATCGGCGGAGCAGCGGGGGCGATCCCCCCTTTAGTGGGCTGGGCAGCGGCTACGGGTGAGCTGAGCTGGGCTGCTTGGGTGATGTTTGCCCTCATCTTTTTGTGGACCCCGCCCCACTTCTGGGCCCTAGCGATTTTAAAGCGAGAAGACTATGCCCGCGCCGGGGTGCCGATGCTGCCGGTGGTGGCCGGAGAAAGGCCGACTGCCGCCCAGATTCTTCTCTACGCCCTGTTGCTGGTGCCGGTCAGTCTACTGCTGGTTTACCCTTTGCACGTGCTGGGATCCTTTTACTTGAGCGCGGCGACCCTGCTGGGATCCCTTCTAATTTGGAAGGCGGTGCAGTTGCTCCAGGAGCCGCACAGCCGGGAGCGGGCAACCTCCCTCTTCACCTTTGCCAACCTCTACTTGCTGCTGTTGTGCGGTGCCATGGGGTTGGACAGGTGGTCGCTGACCCACACCCTTTGGGATCAAGCCCTTGCCTCTCTCCAGGGTGTCTATGCCAGCCTGGGGGCGCTGGCCAACCACCTTGGGGCAATGGGATCCCTGGGTTGA
- the gmd gene encoding GDP-mannose 4,6-dehydratase, which translates to MTQRALITGITGQDGSYLAELLLQKNYEVHGIVRRASTFNTDRIDHIYVDAHDPNARLFLHYGDLTDGTTLRKILEQVQPTEVYNLGAQSHVRVSFEAPEYTVDAVAMGTLRLLEAIRDYQQRTGIRVKFYQAGSSEMFGLVQEIPQKETTPFYPRSPYACAKVYAYWQTVNYREAYNLFACNGILFNHESPRRGETFVTRKITRAVSRIVAGKQDKLYLGNLDAKRDWGYAKDYVEGMWMMLQQPQPDDYVLATGETHSVREFAERAFALVGMPITWRGSGLEEQGLYKDRVLIEIDPRYYRPTEVDLLLGDASKAKRVLGWQPKVTFAQLVELMVLADLEAIGLDPDPILGERRTLNGLLSEDRAFIRTQLGVRYD; encoded by the coding sequence ATGACCCAACGTGCCTTAATTACCGGCATCACCGGCCAGGATGGCTCTTACCTGGCCGAGCTGCTGTTGCAAAAAAACTATGAAGTCCACGGCATTGTCCGCCGCGCCAGCACCTTCAATACCGACCGCATCGACCACATCTATGTGGATGCCCACGATCCCAACGCCCGGCTGTTTCTCCACTATGGGGATCTCACCGATGGCACCACCCTGCGCAAGATCCTGGAACAGGTGCAGCCGACGGAGGTGTATAACCTGGGGGCCCAATCCCACGTGCGGGTCAGCTTTGAGGCGCCAGAATACACCGTCGATGCGGTGGCTATGGGCACCCTACGCCTCCTGGAGGCCATCCGCGACTACCAGCAGCGCACGGGGATCCGGGTGAAGTTTTACCAGGCGGGATCCTCGGAGATGTTCGGCCTGGTGCAGGAGATCCCGCAAAAGGAGACCACCCCCTTCTACCCCCGCAGCCCCTACGCCTGCGCCAAGGTGTACGCCTACTGGCAAACAGTCAACTACCGCGAAGCCTACAACCTCTTTGCCTGCAACGGCATTTTGTTCAACCACGAGAGCCCACGGCGAGGAGAAACCTTTGTTACCCGCAAGATCACCCGCGCCGTCAGCCGCATCGTGGCCGGCAAGCAGGACAAGCTCTACCTGGGCAACCTGGATGCCAAGCGGGACTGGGGCTACGCCAAGGACTACGTCGAGGGGATGTGGATGATGCTGCAACAACCCCAGCCGGACGACTACGTGCTGGCTACTGGCGAAACCCACAGCGTGCGGGAGTTTGCCGAACGCGCTTTTGCTTTGGTGGGCATGCCCATTACCTGGCGGGGATCCGGACTGGAAGAACAGGGACTCTACAAAGATCGCGTGCTGATCGAGATCGATCCCCGCTACTACCGCCCCACGGAGGTGGATCTGCTCTTGGGGGACGCCTCCAAGGCCAAGCGGGTACTGGGGTGGCAGCCCAAGGTGACCTTTGCCCAACTGGTGGAGCTGATGGTGCTGGCGGATCTGGAGGCCATCGGCTTGGACCCGGATCCCATCCTGGGGGAGCGGCGCACCCTCAACGGCCTGCTGAGCGAGGATCGCGCCTTCATCCGCACCCAACTGGGGGTTCGCTACGACTAA
- a CDS encoding cytochrome c oxidase subunit 3: MQGSLAADALIAGHTQAHTAHAEHPDHRIFGLLMFLVAEGCLFLGLFMAYLAYSLTAPVWPPEGTPERELLLPGINTAILLASSLVIHQAKPAIQANNVKGLRLWFALTALMGAIFLAGQLYEYSHLEFGLTTNLFASTFYVLTGFHGLHVAAGLLFILAVLWRSLKPGHYSAQHYFGVEAAEIYWHFVDGVWIVLFILLYLL; the protein is encoded by the coding sequence ATGCAAGGATCCCTTGCTGCTGATGCCTTGATAGCGGGCCACACTCAGGCCCACACCGCTCACGCTGAGCACCCAGATCATCGCATTTTTGGTCTGCTGATGTTCTTGGTGGCGGAAGGCTGCTTATTCTTGGGCCTGTTCATGGCCTACTTGGCTTACAGCCTCACGGCCCCCGTCTGGCCGCCGGAAGGGACGCCGGAGCGGGAATTGCTCTTGCCTGGGATCAACACGGCGATTTTGCTCGCCAGCAGCTTGGTTATCCACCAGGCCAAGCCCGCCATCCAGGCCAATAACGTCAAGGGGCTACGGCTGTGGTTTGCCCTCACTGCCCTGATGGGTGCGATTTTCTTGGCCGGGCAGCTCTACGAGTACAGCCACCTGGAGTTTGGCCTTACCACCAACTTGTTTGCCAGCACCTTCTATGTCTTGACCGGGTTTCACGGGCTACATGTGGCGGCGGGGCTGCTGTTTATTTTGGCGGTGCTTTGGCGATCCCTGAAGCCGGGTCACTACAGCGCCCAACACTACTTTGGCGTCGAGGCTGCTGAGATCTACTGGCACTTTGTGGATGGGGTTTGGATTGTGCTGTTTATCCTGCTCTACCTACTCTGA